In one Prosthecobacter debontii genomic region, the following are encoded:
- a CDS encoding glycosyltransferase — translation MIKILHILATPRGEGTPNLVLDWLNTGLHHQEVFALDHYPPDLTPQLSSAAQWYGASDQGLLKGWKSFLRLMRAVTAVCSERQPDVVICWVHGLSPWICLGAWRSGVRRILVHAGNPPTRSFRHDWLTRYANWPLWLLKAKVVCCSRYVCQTLQKVPFVPEKLFHVVYNCSRAEKVQQRAMVARAGRVSSDDRVAIMVATLERHKDHATLLHAVPEIVRRVPSFKLLLAGDGSLRQPLELMAREMGKDAVCFLGSRQDVPELLGSSDLFVFSTTDQEGLGSVLLEAMAAGLPIVASDVPACREVLKNGLLGELVPPSDPQAMADKIVEMLNDKGRTESLMSLYDIELAGYAPPKMIKEYLALVALESTSHG, via the coding sequence GTGATCAAAATTCTTCATATTTTAGCGACTCCGCGCGGCGAAGGGACGCCCAATCTGGTGTTGGATTGGCTCAATACGGGACTTCATCATCAGGAAGTTTTTGCGTTGGATCACTATCCACCCGACTTAACTCCACAGTTGAGCTCGGCAGCCCAGTGGTATGGCGCTTCAGATCAGGGGCTGCTCAAAGGCTGGAAAAGTTTTCTTCGTCTGATGAGAGCGGTAACGGCTGTTTGTTCTGAGCGCCAACCTGATGTCGTGATCTGTTGGGTGCATGGATTGTCACCCTGGATATGCCTGGGGGCATGGCGCTCAGGTGTTCGTCGTATCCTCGTTCACGCGGGAAATCCTCCCACCAGGAGCTTCAGACATGATTGGCTGACACGGTATGCCAATTGGCCTTTGTGGCTGCTCAAGGCTAAAGTGGTCTGCTGCTCGCGTTACGTTTGTCAAACACTCCAGAAGGTGCCGTTTGTGCCTGAGAAGTTGTTCCATGTGGTTTACAATTGCTCTCGAGCTGAAAAGGTCCAACAAAGGGCGATGGTCGCCCGAGCAGGCCGCGTGTCGTCGGACGACCGCGTGGCCATAATGGTGGCCACTCTGGAAAGGCATAAGGACCACGCCACCTTGTTGCATGCTGTGCCCGAAATCGTCCGACGGGTGCCCTCATTTAAGCTGCTGCTGGCTGGTGACGGGAGCCTTCGGCAGCCGTTGGAACTGATGGCTCGTGAAATGGGTAAGGATGCGGTCTGTTTCCTTGGAAGCCGTCAAGATGTGCCTGAACTGTTGGGAAGCTCGGATCTTTTTGTCTTCTCAACCACGGATCAAGAAGGGCTCGGCAGTGTCTTACTTGAAGCGATGGCCGCCGGGCTGCCTATCGTGGCCAGTGATGTCCCGGCTTGTCGTGAAGTATTAAAAAATGGCCTGTTAGGTGAACTGGTGCCGCCGTCAGACCCTCAAGCGATGGCCGACAAGATTGTCGAGATGCTCAATGATAAAGGTCGAACAGAAAGTCTGATGTCGTTGTATGACATTGAATTGGCAGGCTATGCTCCCCCAAAAATGATCAAAGAATATCTGGCTTTGGTCGCGCTTGAATCCACCAGCCACGGTTAG
- a CDS encoding FkbM family methyltransferase, which translates to MRSALTWLLQHPVFRQRPLRTFCRWVFWQVRQRLTDKPLRLGFVNGSSLMIHPREGLTGYWYVILPDYDDHVFLLRFLRKEDRFFDIGANAGAYSVLAASVGSEVLSLEPVPETFERLVVNSRLNVASRIKPLQLAVGDSPGRVRITTDLGPGNHLTMNVSEESPSIEVDLVTMKCLSEKEGGPTFVKIDVEGYELEVLQGAGDLLSSRELIGFLIETFRPNNWHLPKFQELECLLAKYGFLPYAYDAAANRLYKLEKPSDGFNNTLYLRDINVVKQRLAETHQWPVL; encoded by the coding sequence ATGCGTTCTGCTTTGACATGGCTGCTTCAGCACCCCGTTTTTCGTCAGCGGCCATTGCGGACTTTCTGCCGCTGGGTGTTTTGGCAGGTCCGCCAACGACTGACTGATAAACCGCTACGCTTAGGTTTTGTAAATGGAAGTTCGCTGATGATCCACCCTCGTGAAGGATTGACTGGCTATTGGTATGTGATTCTTCCAGATTATGATGATCATGTCTTCCTCCTGCGGTTTCTGAGGAAAGAAGATCGTTTTTTTGATATTGGGGCCAATGCCGGAGCTTATTCGGTCTTGGCAGCTTCTGTTGGTAGTGAGGTGCTTTCTCTGGAACCGGTGCCTGAAACTTTTGAGCGGTTGGTTGTCAATTCGAGGCTGAATGTGGCCAGCCGCATCAAGCCTTTGCAATTGGCGGTGGGAGACAGTCCTGGAAGAGTCAGGATCACCACCGATCTTGGACCAGGCAATCATTTGACGATGAATGTCAGTGAAGAGTCTCCAAGTATCGAAGTGGACTTGGTTACCATGAAGTGCTTGAGCGAGAAGGAGGGGGGCCCAACCTTTGTTAAAATTGATGTCGAGGGGTATGAACTGGAAGTGCTTCAGGGCGCGGGTGATCTTTTAAGCAGCCGCGAGCTGATTGGATTTCTGATCGAGACCTTTCGGCCTAACAATTGGCATTTGCCCAAATTCCAAGAGTTGGAATGCCTTTTGGCAAAGTATGGCTTTCTTCCTTATGCGTATGATGCAGCTGCTAACCGATTGTATAAACTGGAAAAACCCTCCGACGGATTTAACAATACGCTCTATTTGCGAGATATAAACGTGGTCAAACAGCGACTGGCAGAGACCCATCAATGGCCTGTCCTGTAA
- a CDS encoding glycosyltransferase family 4 protein yields MNRSIAAVGDVTSQSTWSGIPWFFWQACLQAGFATVPWRPDLQAAKKPRLFWNLKRLLVGKKSGGFQYSTAFLDLLEQQVPRELKQSEVITFHQHFPRARTIQSAGGVISHYVDAPFAALVTGRGLDLKIPQDIVRHGLEAEKENYALSQRVITMGRWAADVMREECGVDAAKLHTILPGANMALPTDWTFPNFREGAGRTRDFVLGFVGKEWERKGLPRLLDLRDELARRGWRVAVHAAGLTIHMFEGRTGLRNVGFIHKLKDPARFLAFLVGCDLGCLFSQREALGISTLEFLRAGVPVAGFAHEGIADTLPPDAGFRFDLSQSISEKADILDDYLKDEAKQYAFYQGARCWSPLLSWDRCVQEFQELWETSTICNPVRPWLGLASQPNARS; encoded by the coding sequence ATGAACCGCTCGATTGCTGCAGTTGGGGATGTCACATCCCAATCCACATGGAGCGGTATTCCATGGTTTTTTTGGCAAGCCTGTCTGCAAGCAGGCTTTGCTACGGTGCCTTGGAGACCAGATTTACAGGCGGCTAAAAAGCCTCGACTCTTCTGGAATCTCAAACGCTTATTGGTCGGGAAAAAGAGCGGAGGGTTTCAATACTCGACAGCATTTTTAGACCTGCTCGAACAGCAAGTGCCTCGCGAACTCAAGCAATCCGAGGTGATCACATTTCACCAACACTTTCCGCGGGCGAGAACGATTCAAAGCGCTGGTGGAGTGATTAGTCACTACGTAGATGCGCCTTTTGCAGCTCTCGTGACGGGGCGTGGGTTGGATTTAAAAATACCTCAGGACATTGTGCGTCACGGGCTGGAAGCGGAAAAAGAAAACTATGCCTTGAGCCAGCGTGTGATCACGATGGGAAGATGGGCAGCGGATGTCATGCGGGAGGAGTGTGGTGTCGATGCTGCAAAACTTCACACGATTTTGCCAGGAGCGAACATGGCGTTGCCAACGGATTGGACATTCCCGAATTTCAGGGAAGGCGCTGGTCGCACGCGAGATTTCGTCCTGGGATTCGTCGGTAAGGAGTGGGAGAGAAAAGGTCTGCCAAGATTGTTAGACCTGCGTGATGAATTGGCGAGACGTGGGTGGCGCGTGGCTGTGCACGCGGCTGGCCTAACGATACATATGTTCGAGGGCCGGACTGGTCTTCGAAATGTGGGGTTCATTCACAAGTTAAAGGACCCGGCGAGATTCCTGGCGTTTCTGGTCGGTTGTGATTTAGGGTGCCTATTCTCGCAACGGGAGGCGCTGGGTATATCGACCTTGGAGTTCCTACGTGCGGGGGTTCCCGTTGCAGGTTTCGCCCACGAAGGAATTGCGGACACGTTACCTCCTGATGCAGGGTTTAGGTTTGATCTCTCTCAGTCCATCAGTGAAAAAGCTGACATCTTGGACGATTACCTCAAAGACGAAGCTAAACAATATGCCTTCTATCAAGGGGCTCGGTGTTGGTCACCGTTGCTTTCATGGGACAGATGCGTTCAAGAATTTCAAGAGTTGTGGGAGACTTCTACGATCTGTAATCCTGTGCGTCCTTGGCTGGGACTCGCCTCTCAACCCAATGCTAGATCTTAA